In Pseudomonas sp. DNDY-54, a genomic segment contains:
- a CDS encoding c-type cytochrome: MARQRRGGLLVPWLVVLTLLFATEVRAADISVGKTKAKMCAACHGLDGLSKVADAPNLAGNGALYLNRQLKAFRSGERKHPQMSLIAAGLSDEDIANLAAWYSAIKISVELPQ; this comes from the coding sequence ATGGCTAGACAACGTCGCGGCGGGCTGCTCGTACCCTGGCTGGTGGTGCTCACCTTGTTGTTCGCGACAGAAGTCCGGGCGGCCGATATCAGCGTCGGGAAAACCAAGGCCAAAATGTGCGCGGCGTGCCATGGTCTCGATGGGCTAAGCAAGGTCGCCGACGCACCGAACCTGGCGGGTAATGGGGCGCTGTACCTGAACCGCCAGCTCAAGGCGTTTCGCAGCGGCGAGCGCAAGCACCCGCAGATGTCGCTGATTGCTGCAGGGCTGAGCGATGAAGACATCGCCAATCTGGCTGCCTGGTACTCGGCGATCAAAATCAGCGTCGAACTGCCCCAGTAG
- a CDS encoding PQQ-dependent sugar dehydrogenase, which produces MKLAPFTLSALLIGLSGLTLAAPTSDESLERMRSMKTTGQSLDMETVPQDGEIADAIRKNLERVKLPDGFKIELYAVVPDARHMAVGPSSGVVFVGTRKTDLWAVTDRTKNRTADEVKRFAPAISFTQPGPCFSPDGFLFVAEHNRVLVFPAAEFFYEGPDVAADIVVPTGELIPTDEESYNHGARVCAISPDNKLTVSLGQPHNVPPKEKLDLYRQHGIGGIVRMERDGSKREVYATGIRNSVGITYNPTTQELWFTDNQVDGMGDDIPPGEINHAPKAGMQFGMPWYGGGQVRTKEYAEETPPEGLTLPVVETVAHAADMGLMFYTGKMFPETYRGGLFSAQRGSWNRTVPAGARVMFTPFAADGSAPSSDTVPFAEGWLDEETGEYFGRIVDVAQLKDGSLLVSDDTAGAIYRISYDGASN; this is translated from the coding sequence ATGAAACTTGCTCCATTTACCCTGAGTGCCTTGCTGATCGGTTTGTCCGGGCTGACGCTGGCGGCGCCGACCAGCGATGAATCGCTTGAGCGCATGCGCTCGATGAAGACCACCGGCCAGTCCCTGGACATGGAAACCGTGCCCCAGGACGGCGAGATTGCCGACGCGATCCGCAAGAATCTGGAGCGCGTGAAGCTGCCGGATGGCTTCAAGATCGAGCTCTATGCGGTGGTGCCCGATGCGCGGCACATGGCCGTTGGTCCTTCCAGCGGCGTGGTGTTCGTCGGGACACGCAAGACCGATTTGTGGGCCGTTACGGACCGCACCAAGAATCGCACCGCCGACGAGGTCAAACGCTTCGCGCCGGCGATCTCATTCACCCAGCCCGGGCCCTGCTTCAGCCCGGACGGCTTTCTTTTCGTCGCCGAGCACAACCGTGTCCTAGTCTTTCCTGCGGCGGAATTCTTCTACGAAGGTCCGGACGTGGCTGCCGACATCGTCGTGCCCACCGGCGAGCTGATCCCGACGGATGAGGAAAGCTACAACCACGGCGCGCGCGTGTGCGCCATCAGCCCGGATAACAAGCTCACCGTATCGCTGGGGCAGCCGCACAACGTGCCGCCAAAAGAAAAGCTCGATCTCTATCGCCAGCACGGGATCGGCGGCATCGTGCGCATGGAGCGAGACGGCAGCAAGCGTGAGGTGTATGCCACCGGCATACGTAATTCAGTCGGCATCACGTACAACCCGACCACCCAGGAACTGTGGTTCACCGACAACCAGGTGGATGGCATGGGCGACGACATCCCACCCGGAGAAATCAATCACGCGCCAAAGGCCGGTATGCAATTCGGCATGCCCTGGTACGGCGGTGGTCAGGTACGCACCAAGGAATACGCCGAGGAAACGCCTCCTGAAGGTCTGACCCTTCCGGTGGTCGAGACCGTGGCGCATGCGGCCGACATGGGCCTGATGTTCTATACCGGCAAGATGTTTCCAGAGACGTACCGCGGTGGTTTGTTCAGCGCGCAACGCGGCAGCTGGAACCGCACCGTACCGGCGGGCGCGCGGGTGATGTTCACACCCTTTGCCGCGGACGGCTCGGCGCCCTCCAGTGACACTGTGCCCTTCGCTGAAGGCTGGCTGGATGAGGAAACCGGCGAATACTTCGGTCGCATCGTTGACGTCGCGCAGTTGAAGGATGGCTCGTTACTGGTGAGCGACGACACCGCCGGTGCGATCTATCGGATCTCCTATGACGGTGCCTCGAACTGA
- a CDS encoding sensor histidine kinase, whose protein sequence is MAHVAVWQRTSTLRGALLLKVVIPLVAIMLGFSYLMLWTVERNSERRLQEEVELVARAVRLPLSDSLEKQHDRTSQQVLESVLGVGRVYGAYLYDDQGELVAFAGAIEPDQDQSSIQQLTADGKRRGGYQRIRGREVYSYFLPLEQSGGRINGLLQVTRRWNDFERDTRQLRMIAGISAAVLALASVCIVLLGHWSAIGRHLQELTQSMARVAAGDRQHRAPRNGPQEIAVLGRALNQMLDSIADAEQRMAEQKAREAELEARLRRSQQLAAVGRLAAGVAHELGSPLSVIDGKAQRVLRSETLEDGQRKGLLQIRSQVQRLSEIVRQLLDFGRAAGRPARRMPADVLAHSAAAAVADELASLGVDLRLQAPPDPLHCEVDPPRFEQALTNLLRNAGQASPGGQVLLRWWREQDCLLFQVEDDGPGVAAEHRAALFEPFFTTKPVGKGSGLGLAVAHGVVAECGGRIELVESGLGGAAFRISLALADEEESHANG, encoded by the coding sequence ATGGCACATGTAGCAGTTTGGCAACGAACCTCGACCTTGCGCGGCGCGTTGCTCCTCAAGGTGGTAATACCCCTCGTCGCGATCATGCTCGGCTTCAGTTACCTGATGCTGTGGACGGTCGAGCGCAACAGCGAGCGACGTCTGCAGGAAGAGGTTGAACTGGTGGCACGGGCGGTGCGGTTGCCGCTCAGTGACAGCCTGGAAAAACAGCACGATCGCACGTCGCAGCAGGTGCTGGAGTCGGTGCTGGGGGTTGGCCGCGTCTACGGCGCTTACCTGTACGACGATCAAGGCGAGCTGGTGGCCTTCGCCGGTGCGATCGAGCCCGACCAGGACCAATCCTCGATTCAGCAGCTCACCGCCGACGGCAAGCGTCGCGGCGGCTATCAGCGCATTCGTGGCCGCGAGGTCTATTCGTACTTTCTGCCGCTGGAGCAGAGCGGCGGTCGCATCAACGGCTTGTTGCAGGTGACCCGGCGCTGGAACGACTTCGAACGCGACACCCGTCAACTGCGGATGATCGCCGGCATCTCAGCGGCGGTACTGGCGTTGGCGTCGGTCTGCATCGTGCTGCTTGGGCATTGGTCGGCCATCGGACGCCACCTGCAGGAACTGACGCAAAGCATGGCTCGGGTCGCGGCCGGCGACCGGCAGCATCGAGCCCCGCGCAACGGCCCGCAGGAGATCGCCGTGCTCGGACGTGCCCTGAACCAAATGCTCGACAGCATCGCCGACGCCGAGCAGCGCATGGCCGAACAGAAGGCCCGTGAGGCGGAGTTGGAAGCGCGCCTGCGACGGTCCCAACAGCTCGCGGCGGTCGGCCGGCTTGCCGCAGGCGTTGCCCATGAACTGGGCAGTCCGCTGAGCGTCATCGACGGCAAGGCCCAGCGCGTTCTGCGCAGCGAGACGCTGGAAGACGGCCAGCGCAAGGGCTTGCTGCAGATCCGCAGCCAGGTGCAGCGCCTGAGCGAAATCGTTCGTCAGCTATTAGATTTCGGCCGCGCGGCGGGGCGTCCGGCACGGCGGATGCCGGCGGACGTGCTGGCGCATTCGGCCGCAGCGGCGGTCGCGGATGAACTGGCGTCTTTGGGCGTCGACTTGCGGCTCCAGGCACCACCCGATCCGCTTCATTGCGAGGTCGATCCGCCCCGTTTTGAACAGGCGCTGACCAACCTCCTGCGCAACGCGGGCCAGGCCAGTCCGGGGGGACAGGTGCTGTTGCGCTGGTGGCGCGAACAGGACTGCCTGCTGTTTCAGGTCGAGGACGACGGTCCTGGCGTGGCCGCGGAACACCGGGCGGCGTTGTTCGAGCCCTTTTTCACCACCAAACCGGTGGGCAAGGGCAGCGGCCTTGGCCTAGCCGTGGCGCACGGTGTCGTCGCCGAATGCGGCGGCCGGATCGAACTTGTCGAGAGTGGGCTGGGTGGCGCTGCGTTTCGGATTTCCCTGGCGCTGGCAGACGAGGAGGAAAGTCATGCAAACGGATGA
- a CDS encoding carbonic anhydrase codes for MKRAAFGLGILLASANAWAVTPGVPWDYSGKSGPENWAKLTPEFSACAGKNQTPVDLTGFVEAELKPLALSYTAGASKVVNLGHTVQVVYEPGSHLTLDGKDYALLQFHFHMPSENHIEGQSYPLEGHLVHADEQGNLAVIALMFKAGDHNPVLAQLWEKPPKTGQTQPISPVANARDLLPENLDYYRFSGSLTTPPCTEGVRWLVLKEPLVASDEQIKALTDAVGHANNRPLQPLNSRVVLQ; via the coding sequence ATGAAAAGAGCTGCATTTGGCCTTGGTATTTTGCTTGCGAGCGCGAATGCGTGGGCCGTTACGCCAGGGGTTCCCTGGGATTACTCCGGCAAGTCGGGGCCGGAAAATTGGGCAAAGCTGACGCCAGAGTTCAGCGCCTGTGCCGGCAAAAACCAGACGCCAGTCGACCTTACAGGCTTCGTCGAGGCTGAGCTGAAGCCCCTAGCGCTCAGCTACACCGCAGGCGCAAGCAAAGTCGTCAATCTTGGACACACCGTTCAGGTGGTGTACGAGCCGGGCAGCCATCTGACGCTCGACGGCAAGGACTATGCGCTGCTGCAGTTTCATTTTCATATGCCCAGCGAAAACCACATCGAAGGCCAGTCCTACCCGCTCGAAGGTCACCTCGTGCATGCCGACGAGCAGGGCAATCTTGCGGTCATTGCGTTGATGTTCAAAGCGGGCGATCACAATCCCGTGCTGGCGCAGTTATGGGAAAAACCGCCGAAAACCGGCCAAACGCAACCGATTTCGCCCGTGGCGAACGCCAGGGATCTGCTGCCCGAAAACCTTGATTACTATCGATTCAGCGGCTCGCTTACCACGCCGCCCTGCACCGAGGGGGTGCGCTGGCTGGTACTGAAGGAACCGTTGGTGGCATCGGACGAACAGATCAAGGCACTGACAGACGCCGTTGGTCACGCGAACAACCGCCCATTGCAACCGCTCAACTCACGGGTCGTACTCCAGTAA
- a CDS encoding NAD(P)/FAD-dependent oxidoreductase yields the protein MIRINELQLPLDHPAEALRQAVVARLKISDPELLDLTVFKRSYDARKKNSEITFVYIIDASVANEEQVLARLADDRNIRVSPDTGYYPVGQAPEGLNERPLVIGFGPCGLFAALTLAQMGFRPIVLERGRDVRSRTKDTWALWRKKVLSPESNVQFGEGGAGLFSDGKLYSQIKDPKFYGRKVMHEFVRAGAPEEIMFVSKPHIGTFRLTGVVSTMREEIKALGGDVRFDSRVVDFIIEDGRIQGVRMADGEEIRSRYVVLALGHSSRDTFRMLHQRGVYIEAKPFAVGFRIEHPQSLIDQARLGKYAGHPELGAADYKLVYHAKNGRAVYSFCMCPGGTVVAATSEPNRVVTNGMSQYSRNERNANAGIVVGINPDEDFPGGPLAGVELQERLESRAFELGGSDYCAPGQLVGDFIRGKPSSAFGEVEPSYKPGVRLGDLAPSLPDYVIEAIREALPAFGKQIRGFDRADAILTGIETRTSSPVRIKRDNENLRSINTRGLYPAGEGAGYAGGILSAGVDGIKVAEAVATAMLTDLQR from the coding sequence ATGATTCGCATCAACGAACTGCAACTGCCCCTCGACCACCCCGCCGAGGCGCTGCGCCAGGCTGTCGTCGCGCGCCTGAAGATCAGCGACCCCGAGCTGCTCGACCTCACGGTATTCAAGCGCAGTTACGACGCACGCAAGAAGAACAGCGAGATCACCTTCGTCTACATCATCGACGCCAGCGTGGCGAACGAAGAGCAGGTGCTCGCGCGGCTGGCCGATGACCGCAATATTCGCGTCTCGCCGGACACCGGCTACTACCCGGTTGGCCAGGCGCCCGAGGGGCTAAACGAGCGGCCGCTGGTGATCGGCTTCGGCCCGTGCGGCCTGTTCGCCGCGCTGACCCTGGCGCAGATGGGCTTCCGGCCGATCGTGCTGGAACGCGGGCGCGACGTGCGCAGCCGCACCAAGGACACCTGGGCGTTGTGGCGCAAGAAGGTGCTGAGCCCGGAATCCAACGTGCAATTCGGCGAAGGCGGCGCCGGCCTGTTCTCCGACGGCAAGCTCTACAGCCAGATCAAGGACCCGAAGTTCTACGGCCGCAAGGTGATGCACGAGTTCGTCCGCGCCGGGGCGCCGGAAGAGATCATGTTTGTCAGCAAACCGCACATCGGCACCTTCCGTCTGACCGGCGTGGTGTCGACCATGCGCGAGGAGATCAAGGCGCTGGGCGGTGATGTGCGCTTCGACAGCCGGGTGGTCGACTTCATCATCGAAGACGGTCGAATCCAGGGTGTCCGCATGGCCGATGGCGAGGAAATTCGCAGCCGCTACGTGGTCCTGGCCCTCGGCCATAGCTCGCGGGACACGTTCCGCATGCTGCACCAGCGCGGCGTTTACATCGAAGCCAAACCGTTCGCCGTGGGCTTTCGCATCGAGCACCCGCAATCGCTGATCGACCAGGCGCGCCTGGGCAAGTACGCCGGGCATCCGGAGCTGGGCGCGGCGGACTATAAGCTGGTCTACCACGCCAAGAACGGCCGGGCGGTCTACAGCTTCTGCATGTGCCCGGGCGGGACCGTGGTGGCCGCGACATCAGAGCCTAACCGCGTGGTCACCAACGGCATGAGCCAATATTCGCGCAACGAGCGCAACGCGAACGCTGGGATCGTGGTGGGTATTAACCCGGACGAGGACTTCCCCGGCGGCCCGCTGGCCGGCGTCGAGCTTCAGGAACGGCTGGAATCCCGTGCCTTTGAACTGGGCGGCAGCGATTATTGTGCACCCGGCCAACTGGTCGGCGACTTCATCCGCGGCAAGCCCTCGAGCGCGTTCGGCGAGGTCGAACCTTCCTACAAGCCCGGCGTGCGTCTGGGCGATCTTGCGCCGTCTCTGCCGGACTACGTGATCGAGGCCATCCGCGAGGCCCTGCCCGCCTTTGGCAAGCAGATTCGTGGATTCGACCGCGCCGACGCGATCCTCACCGGTATCGAAACGCGTACCTCGTCTCCGGTGCGGATCAAGCGTGACAACGAGAACCTGCGAAGCATCAATACCCGAGGCCTGTACCCGGCGGGCGAAGGCGCCGGGTATGCCGGCGGCATCCTGTCGGCGGGCGTCGATGGCATCAAAGTCGCAGAAGCGGTCGCGACCGCGATGCTGACCGATCTTCAGCGCTGA
- a CDS encoding DUF1456 family protein: MLNNDVMRSLRYILNVDDAKIAEITRLTGCEIPDAEAEAYLKKEDEEGYKPCGDRIMAHFLDGVVIYKRGKDESRPTPPIEVPVTNNMVLKKLRVAFELKEEDMHAILKAADFPVSKPELSALFRKVGHSNYRACGDQLLRNFLKGLALRGK; encoded by the coding sequence ATGCTCAATAACGATGTGATGCGCAGCCTGCGCTACATCCTCAACGTCGATGACGCCAAGATCGCCGAGATCACACGGCTGACGGGCTGCGAAATTCCGGATGCTGAGGCAGAGGCCTACCTGAAGAAGGAAGACGAGGAAGGCTACAAGCCCTGCGGGGACCGGATCATGGCGCATTTCCTCGACGGCGTGGTCATCTACAAACGCGGCAAGGACGAGAGCCGTCCAACACCGCCGATTGAGGTCCCCGTCACCAACAACATGGTGCTGAAAAAGCTGCGTGTCGCCTTCGAGCTGAAGGAAGAGGACATGCATGCGATCCTCAAGGCGGCTGATTTCCCGGTATCCAAGCCGGAGCTTAGCGCGCTGTTCCGCAAGGTCGGCCACAGCAACTACCGCGCCTGTGGCGATCAGCTGCTGCGCAACTTTCTCAAGGGATTGGCGCTGCGCGGCAAGTGA
- a CDS encoding DUF4168 domain-containing protein, translating to MTQLNARLVSASLAALLMAAGASQVSAQQANQAPATRAAPAMQASEISDKKLEKFADSLGEIMEIRQDFTAKLEKTGDPSEAQQLQQQANEKMMNTVVENDLSIEEYNAINQAVQNDPKLRDKVVAMVQN from the coding sequence ATGACCCAGCTAAACGCTCGCCTCGTTTCCGCTAGCCTCGCTGCTCTTCTGATGGCCGCCGGTGCGTCTCAGGTGTCGGCTCAGCAGGCCAATCAGGCCCCCGCGACTCGGGCCGCGCCAGCCATGCAGGCCTCGGAAATCAGCGACAAGAAGCTCGAAAAGTTTGCTGACTCGCTGGGCGAGATCATGGAGATCCGCCAAGACTTCACCGCCAAGCTGGAAAAAACGGGCGATCCGTCCGAAGCGCAGCAGCTCCAGCAGCAAGCCAACGAGAAAATGATGAACACGGTGGTCGAAAACGATCTCAGCATTGAGGAATACAACGCCATCAACCAAGCCGTGCAGAACGATCCGAAGCTGCGCGACAAGGTCGTCGCGATGGTGCAGAACTAA